In the Marinomonas algicola genome, one interval contains:
- the ung gene encoding uracil-DNA glycosylase: MSSISLPDDWQQPLSHLIDFDEFTALFDFLIARKQEGAVIYPKEEDVFSAFRFTKFDNVKVVILGQDPYHGENQAHGLSFSVPPAVKVPPSLVNIYKELASDLGIQTVSHGCLIPWAQQGVLLLNSVMTVEAGCPNSHKGKGWEKFTDAVIALINSEHEHVVFLLWGAYAQKKGKKIDRNKHCVLESVHPSPLSVYRGFFGCQHFSKVNNYLIDNGKNPINWQLGEEA; the protein is encoded by the coding sequence ATGAGTTCGATATCTTTGCCAGATGATTGGCAACAACCGTTAAGTCACCTCATTGACTTTGATGAATTTACCGCTCTGTTTGATTTTTTAATCGCTCGAAAACAAGAAGGTGCGGTTATTTATCCCAAAGAAGAAGACGTATTCTCAGCGTTTCGATTCACGAAGTTTGATAATGTGAAAGTGGTGATTCTAGGGCAGGATCCTTACCATGGAGAAAACCAAGCGCATGGGTTGTCTTTTTCTGTACCTCCAGCGGTTAAGGTACCTCCATCGTTAGTTAACATATATAAAGAGTTAGCAAGTGATTTAGGTATTCAGACGGTTAGCCATGGTTGTTTAATACCTTGGGCACAACAAGGTGTGCTGCTTTTAAACAGTGTGATGACGGTTGAAGCGGGCTGTCCTAACTCCCATAAAGGCAAAGGTTGGGAGAAATTTACTGATGCAGTGATAGCGCTGATTAATTCAGAGCATGAGCATGTTGTTTTTCTATTATGGGGAGCGTATGCGCAAAAGAAGGGTAAAAAGATAGATCGTAATAAACATTGTGTTCTTGAGTCTGTTCATCCATCACCGCTTTCGGTTTATCGAGGTTTTTTTGGTTGTCAGCATTTCTCTAAGGTAAACAATTATTTAATCGATAATGGCAAAAACCCCATTAACTGGCAGCTAGGGGAGGAAGCATAG
- a CDS encoding choline kinase family protein: protein MKEIFNNLTPISHLLPPLSQLTVEKIEGGFSNKTFLLKHNKVAKFIIRLPDLDKDCFLINREDERAILPLVTELGLSPPVLLLKEDGYMVSCFVKQTTFAWDIVHTNSDIKRIAEILKSIHRLEKAKKAYTLNVVIKHYIEQIYHHPDVDPLFQKQCDLLDRIAVFLSSKIPENKKCLCHNDLNPQNCLADPSKFWVIDWEYVGLGDPLFDLAVIKSSHNLTREQTVFLLNHYDSSLPVEQTLNTLEYYHALYLIREMTWMLLKYFIANDGSEDILFYYNCSKVLHEKLIFLDVSMCDEFDIFAR from the coding sequence ATGAAGGAAATATTCAACAATTTAACTCCAATTTCCCATTTACTGCCACCTCTTTCTCAATTAACTGTCGAAAAGATTGAAGGAGGCTTTTCAAATAAAACCTTTCTTCTAAAGCATAACAAGGTCGCTAAGTTCATTATTAGGCTCCCTGATTTGGATAAGGACTGTTTTTTAATTAATCGAGAAGATGAAAGAGCCATATTACCTCTCGTCACTGAGTTAGGGCTCTCACCGCCTGTTCTACTGCTAAAAGAAGATGGCTATATGGTGAGCTGTTTTGTAAAACAGACGACTTTTGCATGGGACATAGTGCATACAAATAGCGACATTAAAAGAATAGCTGAAATACTGAAGTCTATTCATCGCCTAGAAAAAGCAAAAAAAGCCTATACATTAAATGTTGTTATAAAACATTATATTGAACAAATATACCATCACCCTGATGTGGATCCATTATTTCAAAAACAATGCGACTTATTAGATCGAATAGCCGTATTTTTAAGCTCAAAAATCCCGGAAAACAAAAAGTGTCTATGCCATAATGATTTAAACCCTCAGAACTGTCTTGCTGACCCTTCTAAGTTTTGGGTTATTGATTGGGAGTACGTTGGATTGGGAGACCCTTTGTTTGACTTAGCGGTAATAAAGTCGTCCCATAATTTAACTCGAGAGCAAACTGTATTTTTGCTTAATCACTATGATTCTAGCTTACCTGTAGAACAAACATTGAATACGCTAGAGTATTATCATGCCTTGTATTTAATTCGAGAAATGACGTGGATGCTATTAAAGTACTTTATTGCCAATGATGGCTCTGAAGACATTCTTTTTTATTACAATTGTTCAAAAGTATTGCATGAAAAGTTAATTTTTTTAGACGTGAGTATGTGTGATGAGTTCGATATCTTTGCCAGATGA
- a CDS encoding YgfZ/GcvT domain-containing protein, translated as MNDLFTSLKDEFVFPCLSQRRDLGVLQFEGVDSSKFLQGQTTCDLTNLTPENALLGAICNIKGQVVSSFYLIHYADCIFMVLSQDLVEKTQLHLKKFAVFFKTSITDVTAQFTIHSLFDVDSSLLHPTPQVHKPCVIKDDGIYVQLHTAPMTHGIELRPIKTLNNEMHKDLPLSQAQALLSLFAEPLITSKDSEKFLPNMLNMQFTNGISFKKGCYTGQEIVARVHYRGKTKKRLYLASLEQPIDLTSTSLLNESKKEVGDILEVNRINNKSILLAVININDTDTPLNVNGIELRLHSLPYSVE; from the coding sequence ATGAACGATCTATTCACCTCACTCAAAGATGAATTCGTCTTCCCTTGTCTATCACAACGAAGAGATCTAGGTGTTCTTCAGTTTGAGGGCGTTGATTCAAGTAAGTTTTTACAAGGTCAAACCACTTGCGACCTAACAAATCTGACACCAGAGAATGCCCTATTAGGCGCAATATGTAACATTAAAGGCCAAGTCGTTAGCAGCTTTTACTTAATCCATTATGCAGACTGTATTTTTATGGTACTGAGCCAGGATTTAGTCGAAAAAACCCAACTTCATTTAAAAAAATTTGCTGTTTTTTTTAAAACGTCCATTACAGACGTAACGGCTCAATTCACTATTCATAGTCTCTTTGATGTCGACTCATCTCTTTTGCATCCCACTCCACAAGTGCACAAGCCTTGTGTAATAAAAGACGATGGTATTTACGTTCAACTGCACACAGCCCCAATGACACATGGCATTGAACTACGTCCAATAAAAACGCTAAATAATGAAATGCATAAAGACCTCCCTCTCAGCCAAGCACAGGCCTTATTGAGTTTGTTTGCGGAACCCCTTATCACCTCAAAAGACAGTGAAAAATTCTTACCAAACATGCTTAACATGCAGTTCACCAATGGAATTAGCTTTAAAAAAGGCTGCTATACCGGGCAAGAAATTGTAGCCAGAGTCCATTATCGAGGGAAAACCAAAAAAAGGCTCTATCTTGCTTCACTAGAGCAACCGATTGACTTAACCAGTACGAGCCTACTCAATGAAAGTAAAAAGGAAGTTGGAGACATACTTGAGGTAAATAGGATTAACAACAAGAGTATTCTATTGGCGGTTATCAATATCAATGATACGGATACTCCACTAAATGTAAACGGCATTGAACTCAGATTACATTCACTTCCTTATTCAGTAGAGTAA
- the edd gene encoding phosphogluconate dehydratase: MNPTVISVTKKIVERSTSLRAQYLTDMEKAQQQGPHRGALSCGNLAHGFAACSPKDKQKLTLLDEANIGIISSYNDMLSAHQPYESYPDKIRQAVHAVGSIAQFAGGVPAMCDGVTQGQDGMELSLFSRDNIAQGAAIALSHNMFDAAIFLGICDKIVPGLLIAALRFGHLPSLFIPSGPMHSGISNAQKAAVRQRYAQGQASRDELLEAESSSYHSAGTCTFYGTANSNQLLVELMGLQLPGSSFVNPDSPLREALTEYAAQLSTKITAIGPNYRPLYKIVDEKTIVNAIVGLLATGGSTNHTMHIVAFARAAGIIVTWDDFSELSKVVPSLTKMYPNGQADINHFHAAGGMGFLVKQLLKGGLVHEDVNTILGKGLQHYVKEPFLENDKLVWKDGTDKSLDLDVVRPIERPFSPEGGLSLLQGNLGRAVIKVSAVKPEHRVIEAPAVVFHDQNSLATAISDGSLKKDCVAVVRFQGPKALGMPELHKLTPYLGNLQDQGYKVALVTDGRMSGASGKVPAAIHLTPEAVDGGLIAKIQDGDIVRVDSVTGELALLVSAEELAARVSAVYDTTQSYQGMGRELFGAQRKLVSGAEQGACSLFE, encoded by the coding sequence ATGAACCCTACGGTTATAAGTGTTACAAAAAAGATTGTTGAGCGTAGTACGTCTTTACGAGCTCAATATTTGACAGACATGGAAAAAGCACAGCAACAAGGCCCTCACCGTGGTGCATTATCATGTGGTAATTTGGCCCATGGTTTTGCCGCTTGCAGCCCAAAAGATAAGCAAAAGTTAACCTTATTGGATGAAGCTAATATTGGCATCATCTCTTCGTACAACGACATGTTATCAGCCCACCAGCCATACGAGTCTTATCCAGATAAAATTCGACAAGCGGTTCATGCTGTTGGGTCTATTGCTCAATTTGCTGGTGGCGTACCGGCTATGTGTGATGGTGTTACTCAAGGTCAAGATGGCATGGAGCTGAGCTTATTTAGCCGTGATAACATCGCTCAAGGGGCGGCTATAGCGTTGTCCCATAATATGTTTGACGCGGCTATTTTTTTAGGTATCTGCGATAAAATTGTACCTGGATTATTGATTGCGGCTCTGAGATTCGGCCATTTACCAAGCTTGTTTATTCCATCCGGTCCTATGCATTCCGGGATCAGTAATGCTCAAAAAGCTGCCGTTAGGCAGAGATATGCGCAAGGTCAAGCATCAAGAGATGAATTGTTAGAAGCGGAATCTTCTTCCTACCACAGTGCAGGCACTTGTACGTTTTATGGAACAGCAAACTCAAATCAATTATTGGTTGAGTTGATGGGACTGCAATTACCAGGGTCTTCATTTGTTAACCCTGACAGTCCGTTAAGAGAAGCGTTAACTGAATACGCGGCACAATTATCCACAAAAATTACGGCAATTGGCCCCAATTACAGACCTTTATACAAGATTGTTGATGAGAAAACGATTGTGAACGCCATAGTTGGCTTGCTTGCTACTGGTGGCTCAACAAATCACACCATGCATATTGTTGCTTTTGCTAGAGCGGCTGGCATCATCGTGACGTGGGATGATTTTTCGGAGTTAAGCAAGGTTGTTCCTTCTTTAACCAAGATGTACCCAAATGGTCAAGCTGATATTAATCATTTCCATGCGGCTGGAGGAATGGGGTTCCTTGTAAAGCAGTTATTAAAAGGCGGTTTAGTTCATGAAGATGTGAATACTATCCTTGGTAAAGGGCTGCAGCATTATGTAAAAGAGCCTTTCTTAGAAAATGATAAGTTGGTTTGGAAGGATGGTACAGATAAAAGCTTAGATCTTGATGTTGTGAGGCCTATTGAGCGCCCTTTTAGTCCAGAAGGCGGTCTGTCATTATTGCAAGGAAATTTAGGACGCGCGGTAATAAAAGTGTCTGCTGTTAAACCTGAGCATCGCGTTATTGAAGCTCCAGCTGTTGTATTCCATGATCAAAATTCACTGGCTACGGCTATCTCTGATGGTTCTTTGAAGAAAGACTGCGTTGCGGTTGTACGTTTTCAAGGGCCGAAAGCATTGGGTATGCCTGAATTGCATAAATTGACCCCTTATTTAGGTAACCTTCAAGATCAAGGCTATAAAGTGGCTCTAGTAACCGATGGTCGTATGTCAGGCGCTTCCGGTAAAGTCCCTGCGGCAATTCATCTTACGCCTGAGGCGGTTGATGGCGGCTTAATCGCTAAAATACAAGACGGAGATATTGTGCGTGTTGATTCTGTTACTGGAGAATTGGCGCTGCTTGTGTCGGCAGAAGAGTTGGCCGCGAGAGTGTCTGCTGTTTATGATACGACGCAATCGTATCAAGGTATGGGGCGAGAGTTATTTGGTGCCCAACGTAAATTAGTGAGTGGTGCAGAGCAAGGCGCATGCAGTCTATTTGAATAA
- a CDS encoding succinate dehydrogenase assembly factor 2: MNEVEKSMEFNRLKWHCRRGMLELDLLLEPFMDEVFETLDEEEKRCFRKLIECEDQDIFIWFMQKEVPNDPDLARIVKLIVERVQPENYHS, encoded by the coding sequence ATGAATGAAGTCGAAAAGTCCATGGAATTTAATCGTTTGAAATGGCATTGCCGCCGCGGAATGCTAGAGCTTGACCTACTACTGGAACCTTTCATGGACGAGGTGTTTGAAACTCTAGACGAGGAAGAAAAACGTTGCTTTCGAAAACTAATAGAATGTGAGGATCAAGACATATTTATTTGGTTTATGCAAAAAGAGGTGCCAAATGATCCGGATCTAGCGCGTATTGTAAAATTGATCGTTGAGCGAGTACAGCCTGAAAACTATCACTCTTAG
- the hexR gene encoding transcriptional regulator HexR, with protein MIKHDDIIRKIQENLNTLSKSEKKVAEAILADPKSAIHSSIAKLAAKAEVSEPTVNRFCRSLIGSGFPDFKVALAQSLATGTPYVNLNVEPDDAPGAVTHKIFEAAKNDLTRAQLLLPEALISRAVDVLAQARRIEFYGLGASGPVAQDAHHKFFRLNMPVVAYTDILVQRMAAAGTHPGDAVVVISYTGRTLPLIETARVAREAGATVIGLTNPNSPLTEHCSIVLPIEETEDTDIYTPMSSRIVYLTLIDALATGVLLKRGPEFNAHLKKLKSSVQDTRLPKDEK; from the coding sequence ATGATTAAACACGACGATATAATTCGAAAGATCCAAGAAAACCTGAATACACTCAGTAAATCCGAGAAAAAAGTGGCGGAAGCCATTTTAGCGGACCCTAAATCAGCGATTCATTCAAGTATTGCCAAACTCGCCGCTAAAGCCGAGGTAAGTGAGCCAACGGTAAACCGATTTTGTCGGAGTTTAATTGGCAGCGGTTTTCCTGATTTCAAAGTTGCGTTAGCTCAAAGCCTTGCGACAGGAACACCCTATGTGAATTTGAATGTGGAGCCTGATGATGCCCCAGGCGCTGTTACACATAAAATTTTCGAAGCGGCAAAGAACGACTTAACCAGAGCACAGTTACTTTTACCTGAAGCGCTAATCAGTCGAGCGGTTGATGTTTTAGCCCAAGCAAGACGAATAGAGTTTTATGGTTTGGGCGCATCTGGCCCAGTGGCACAAGACGCCCACCACAAATTTTTTAGATTGAACATGCCCGTTGTCGCATACACAGATATATTAGTGCAAAGAATGGCGGCCGCTGGAACACATCCTGGTGATGCGGTGGTGGTTATCTCCTATACAGGCAGAACACTTCCCCTTATTGAAACCGCACGAGTAGCTCGAGAAGCAGGCGCAACCGTCATAGGGTTAACCAATCCAAATTCACCGCTTACCGAGCACTGCTCAATTGTACTCCCTATCGAAGAGACAGAAGACACCGATATTTACACTCCCATGAGCTCTCGTATTGTCTATTTGACACTTATCGATGCTCTGGCAACTGGCGTACTTCTTAAGCGTGGACCTGAATTTAATGCGCACCTGAAAAAATTGAAATCAAGTGTCCAAGATACTCGTTTACCAAAAGATGAAAAATAA